One Lactobacillus sp. ESL0785 DNA window includes the following coding sequences:
- a CDS encoding VanZ family protein: MKKYFYTAAWLLLLILIGTVGYLCFSPNLPVSLPAGSHQISYIMVGKAPVAYVPFQEIGQLGFWLNILMTVPLGIIIAVITKYQWRLKLITITGIVIGCLIEITQFILDNLSLASRWVDINDVIANGLGFIIGYLLIIIAAKLFSKRSN; the protein is encoded by the coding sequence ATGAAAAAGTACTTCTACACAGCAGCTTGGCTGCTACTACTTATCCTGATAGGAACAGTAGGGTATCTATGCTTTTCACCCAATTTACCTGTTAGTCTGCCCGCTGGTAGTCATCAAATTTCCTATATTATGGTCGGTAAAGCTCCCGTAGCCTACGTTCCCTTTCAAGAAATTGGTCAATTAGGATTTTGGTTAAACATTCTAATGACAGTTCCTTTAGGGATAATTATTGCAGTAATCACAAAATACCAGTGGCGATTAAAGTTAATAACGATCACTGGTATTGTAATTGGCTGCCTCATTGAAATAACCCAATTTATTTTAGACAATTTATCACTAGCATCCCGCTGGGTTGACATCAATGACGTGATTGCCAATGGTTTAGGCTTCATTATTGGCTACTTGTTAATCATAATCGCTGCTAAATTATTTTCTAAACGATCTAATTAA
- a CDS encoding flippase, with product MKVFKNYLYNVAYQIFIVLVPLITTPYIAQVVGPKGVGINSFTTATMQYFILLGSIGINLYAERQIAFVRDNNKLVTQTFYEILFLKIITSVLSFLLFLIFLSCVQQYHIYYWAQSFSLIASALDISWLFMGVENFSVTVIRNFIIKILTVISIFVFVKSPADLVYYILISSVSLLIGNLTMFPSLKKYVGRPDFKSLAILRHLKPALVLFIPQVASQIYWVLNKTMLGSLKSVQAAGYFDQSDKIVKMLLGIVTATGTVMLPHVANAFANKNYHKTKEYLYKSFSFVSVISVPMTFGLLIIAHKLIPLFLTAQFSDVIPIMMVESFVILPIAWSNVLGNQYLLPTNQNKNYTVSVILGAIVNVLCNIVLIISNGAVGAALATVISETAITGYQLWVIRRQVSFRELFYEFDKYLLAGLIMYLCVLGLDRVVATSWSMLIVEVIVGLVVYLTVLFVLKASILVVLKKLVN from the coding sequence ATGAAAGTTTTTAAGAACTATTTATATAATGTTGCTTATCAGATTTTTATTGTACTTGTACCATTAATTACTACACCGTATATCGCTCAAGTTGTTGGCCCTAAAGGAGTGGGAATTAATTCTTTTACTACTGCTACAATGCAATACTTTATTCTGTTGGGTAGTATTGGAATTAATTTATACGCCGAACGGCAAATTGCCTTTGTCCGTGATAACAACAAACTGGTTACTCAAACTTTTTATGAAATTTTATTTTTAAAAATCATTACAAGCGTTTTGTCGTTTTTACTGTTTCTGATTTTTTTGTCATGTGTTCAGCAATATCATATCTATTATTGGGCACAATCATTTTCGCTGATTGCATCTGCTCTTGACATTTCATGGCTTTTTATGGGCGTGGAAAACTTTTCTGTAACTGTTATTAGAAATTTTATTATTAAGATATTAACAGTAATTAGCATTTTTGTTTTTGTTAAATCTCCAGCAGATTTAGTCTACTATATCCTAATTTCATCTGTATCGTTGCTAATCGGTAATTTAACAATGTTTCCTAGTTTAAAAAAGTACGTTGGTCGGCCTGACTTCAAGTCATTAGCTATTTTGCGCCACCTTAAGCCAGCCTTAGTATTATTTATTCCGCAAGTAGCTTCACAGATATATTGGGTATTGAATAAAACTATGCTGGGGTCATTAAAAAGTGTCCAGGCAGCAGGTTACTTTGATCAGTCAGACAAAATTGTAAAGATGCTTTTAGGAATTGTTACGGCAACGGGAACCGTGATGTTACCGCATGTTGCTAATGCCTTTGCCAATAAAAATTATCACAAAACAAAAGAATACTTATATAAAAGTTTTTCATTTGTTTCCGTAATCTCAGTACCAATGACGTTTGGATTGTTAATAATTGCGCATAAGCTTATTCCGTTATTTTTAACGGCCCAGTTTTCTGATGTAATACCAATTATGATGGTTGAATCTTTTGTGATTTTGCCAATTGCCTGGAGTAATGTGCTTGGTAATCAGTATTTATTGCCAACTAATCAAAATAAAAATTATACTGTTTCGGTTATTTTGGGAGCAATTGTCAACGTGCTTTGCAATATTGTCTTAATAATTTCAAATGGTGCAGTGGGTGCTGCACTGGCAACAGTTATTTCGGAAACGGCAATAACCGGCTATCAACTTTGGGTAATTCGAAGACAAGTGAGTTTTCGTGAGTTATTCTATGAATTTGATAAATATTTACTTGCAGGACTAATTATGTATTTATGTGTCTTAGGGCTTGATCGCGTGGTTGCTACTAGTTGGTCAATGTTAATAGTAGAAGTTATAGTGGGACTTGTTGTTTATTTAACAGTATTATTTGTTTTAAAAGCTTCAATATTGGTAGTCCTTAAAAAGTTAGTTAATTAG
- a CDS encoding glycosyltransferase, whose amino-acid sequence MIFVTVGTHEQPFNRLIKKIDQLKAQNKITDEVFIQIGYSTYLPKSCRYEKFISPAKMQALINQASVIITHGGPSSFIEVIRQDKTPIVVPRQEKFNEHVNDHQLIFCTELQKRGFPINVITNIEDLAEAIRSQKDNQHPKFHSNNQSFNQNLATLVRQLF is encoded by the coding sequence ATGATTTTTGTAACTGTCGGTACGCATGAACAACCGTTTAACCGTTTAATCAAGAAAATCGACCAATTAAAGGCGCAAAATAAAATTACGGATGAAGTATTCATTCAAATTGGTTATAGTACTTATTTGCCTAAAAGTTGCCGGTATGAAAAATTCATTTCACCAGCTAAAATGCAGGCACTAATTAATCAAGCTTCTGTAATTATTACTCATGGCGGGCCATCTTCTTTTATTGAAGTCATTAGACAAGATAAAACGCCAATTGTGGTTCCGCGTCAGGAAAAATTCAACGAACACGTTAATGATCACCAATTAATCTTTTGTACTGAGTTACAAAAACGTGGTTTTCCTATTAACGTTATTACCAATATTGAAGATTTGGCTGAAGCAATTCGGTCGCAAAAGGATAATCAGCATCCCAAGTTTCATAGTAATAATCAAAGCTTTAATCAGAATTTAGCAACTTTAGTTCGCCAATTGTTTTGA
- a CDS encoding glycosyltransferase, with protein MIPKVINYCWFGKASLPPQVQRCINSWQKYCPDYTIIQWNESNFDVNKYSFTKEAYERQQWAFVSDVARLDIIYHYGGIYLDTDVELIKSLDSVLAAEAYFGCEDRFTVNTGGGFGGVKGNKFILANLNEYQRLHFINQDGTFNQVLCTDITTHLLAKSGFKFNGSKQKIGNVIIYPSSYFCPVNFWRQKLVIKPNTISIHHYAASWKDEKNKSKSSGKVLGIKKYLKHYIDFLWGYGTYNSLKRLIK; from the coding sequence ATGATACCTAAAGTTATTAATTACTGCTGGTTTGGCAAGGCATCTTTACCGCCCCAAGTTCAGCGTTGCATAAATTCTTGGCAAAAATATTGCCCAGATTATACGATTATTCAGTGGAATGAAAGTAATTTTGATGTTAACAAGTACAGTTTTACAAAGGAAGCCTATGAAAGACAACAATGGGCTTTTGTCTCAGATGTGGCAAGATTAGACATAATTTATCATTATGGTGGTATCTATTTGGATACTGATGTTGAACTAATTAAAAGTTTGGATTCAGTTTTGGCTGCGGAAGCTTATTTTGGTTGTGAAGATCGGTTTACGGTTAATACTGGTGGGGGCTTTGGCGGCGTTAAGGGTAACAAGTTTATTTTGGCTAATCTTAATGAGTACCAGAGGCTGCATTTTATTAATCAAGATGGTACGTTCAACCAAGTACTTTGCACGGATATAACAACGCACTTGCTAGCAAAAAGCGGATTTAAATTTAATGGGAGTAAGCAAAAGATTGGTAATGTAATTATTTATCCAAGTTCATATTTTTGTCCCGTAAATTTTTGGCGGCAAAAATTAGTTATTAAACCCAATACAATTTCCATCCACCATTATGCTGCTTCGTGGAAAGATGAAAAAAATAAGAGTAAATCAAGTGGTAAGGTGTTAGGGATAAAGAAATATCTGAAGCACTACATTGATTTTCTATGGGGATATGGCACTTATAATAGCCTTAAGCGGTTAATCAAGTGA
- the pssD gene encoding PssD/Cps14F family polysaccharide biosynthesis glycosyltransferase — MKICLVGSSGGHLTHLYMLKKFWQDKDRFWVTFPKDDAVNLLAREKMYSCYFPTNRNFKNLIRNTFLAIKILKKERPNLIISSGAAVAVPFFYIGKLLGMKTVYIEVFDRINKATLTGKLVYPVTDLFIVQWEEMKQVYPKAKNLGSIF, encoded by the coding sequence ATGAAAATTTGTTTGGTTGGCTCTAGTGGCGGTCATTTAACTCATTTATATATGCTTAAAAAATTTTGGCAAGATAAAGATCGCTTCTGGGTTACTTTTCCTAAAGATGATGCTGTAAATTTGTTGGCTAGAGAAAAAATGTATTCGTGTTATTTTCCAACCAATCGAAATTTCAAAAATTTAATCAGGAATACTTTTTTAGCAATTAAAATCCTTAAAAAAGAAAGACCAAATTTGATAATTTCTTCTGGTGCGGCGGTGGCTGTTCCGTTCTTTTATATTGGCAAGCTATTGGGAATGAAGACCGTTTATATTGAAGTATTTGACAGAATAAACAAGGCCACATTAACGGGAAAACTTGTTTATCCTGTTACTGACTTGTTTATTGTTCAGTGGGAAGAAATGAAGCAGGTTTATCCCAAGGCAAAAAATTTAGGAAGTATTTTTTGA
- a CDS encoding Wzz/FepE/Etk N-terminal domain-containing protein — MGNYLNFYQILRIICKHIIFIITSFVICLAAAIGIDKFVITPQYTATTQILVNQKKVGSDLNGIYQGQQADVQMINTYKDIITNQVVLKAASQNLANPSDIVKPYYVSVKQLQKDISITSNQNSQVFALNVKSHNPDEAATIANEIASVFKRKIGKIMSIDNVMIVSKALPVRQKTFPKTSVMLLIGAGVGLLIGLSYAFIKEITDTTIKGNEFLTTELGLPNLGHIFRIRPIQNYKRYR, encoded by the coding sequence ATGGGAAACTATTTGAATTTTTACCAAATACTTAGAATCATTTGCAAACATATAATTTTTATTATTACTAGTTTTGTAATTTGTCTGGCTGCTGCAATAGGTATAGATAAATTTGTCATAACACCGCAATATACAGCAACTACACAAATATTGGTCAATCAAAAGAAAGTTGGCTCTGACCTTAATGGGATTTACCAAGGTCAGCAAGCTGATGTCCAAATGATTAATACGTATAAAGATATCATTACTAATCAAGTGGTCTTAAAAGCTGCGAGCCAAAATTTGGCTAATCCAAGTGATATCGTCAAGCCCTATTACGTCAGTGTTAAGCAGCTTCAAAAAGATATTTCGATTACCAGTAATCAAAATTCACAGGTCTTTGCTTTAAATGTAAAAAGTCATAATCCGGATGAAGCAGCTACTATTGCTAATGAGATTGCCAGTGTGTTTAAAAGAAAAATTGGTAAAATCATGAGTATTGACAACGTGATGATTGTTTCTAAGGCCTTACCGGTACGGCAAAAAACATTTCCCAAAACCTCAGTAATGTTATTAATTGGTGCAGGTGTTGGATTGTTAATCGGTTTGAGCTATGCCTTTATTAAAGAAATAACCGATACAACTATTAAAGGAAATGAATTCTTGACTACCGAACTTGGATTGCCAAACCTAGGCCATATCTTTAGAATACGGCCAATCCAGAATTACAAACGGTATCGTTGA
- a CDS encoding ABC transporter substrate-binding protein has translation MHYHLKKLIMGVSLAGLLLLGGCSQNKTSKTAVKHVGVLQVVQHPSLDKAYQGFKEGLKDGGYVEGKNLKIDYQNAQNSQDNLKSMSDKLINEKSDLLLGIATPAAQSLANATTKIPIVVTAVTDLKAAKLVNSQAKPGRNVTGTTDMVSIDKQIKLLLSITPKAKTIGIMYNAGEANSKIQADLAVAALKKAGIKAVVKTANTTNDVQQVTETLADRVQGIYVPTDNTFASAASLVGKVVKDKKIPLVAGSVDQVKTGGLATIGIDYEALGRQTGKMAAKILAGQAKPEDMAVEKAANLKLVVNKKMAKALGINPNAIKAPK, from the coding sequence ATGCATTATCATCTTAAAAAATTAATTATGGGCGTTAGTCTAGCTGGTCTACTATTACTAGGCGGCTGCAGTCAAAATAAAACTAGTAAAACCGCCGTCAAGCACGTTGGTGTCCTACAAGTTGTCCAGCACCCTTCGCTTGACAAAGCCTATCAAGGTTTTAAAGAAGGACTCAAAGATGGTGGCTACGTTGAAGGCAAAAACCTTAAAATTGATTATCAAAACGCCCAAAACAGTCAAGACAATTTAAAGAGTATGAGTGACAAATTAATTAATGAAAAATCTGACTTGTTGTTAGGCATTGCCACACCAGCCGCACAAAGTTTAGCAAATGCGACAACTAAAATTCCCATTGTGGTAACAGCCGTTACCGATCTTAAAGCTGCTAAACTTGTTAATTCGCAAGCTAAACCCGGTAGAAATGTCACGGGAACAACTGATATGGTTTCAATTGATAAACAAATCAAGTTACTGCTATCAATCACTCCGAAAGCTAAGACCATTGGCATTATGTACAATGCCGGTGAAGCTAATTCTAAAATCCAAGCTGACCTCGCAGTTGCCGCACTTAAAAAGGCTGGCATTAAAGCAGTCGTTAAGACGGCTAATACCACCAATGACGTTCAACAAGTTACCGAAACTTTAGCAGATAGGGTTCAAGGAATATACGTACCAACAGACAATACTTTTGCTTCGGCAGCTTCACTTGTTGGCAAGGTCGTTAAAGACAAGAAGATTCCGCTAGTGGCAGGCTCAGTTGACCAAGTCAAAACTGGTGGCTTGGCTACTATCGGCATTGATTACGAGGCCCTTGGCAGACAAACTGGTAAAATGGCCGCTAAAATTTTAGCTGGGCAGGCTAAACCAGAAGATATGGCTGTCGAAAAAGCCGCTAACTTAAAATTAGTAGTTAATAAAAAAATGGCCAAAGCATTAGGCATTAATCCGAATGCGATTAAAGCACCTAAATAA
- a CDS encoding ABC transporter permease, with translation MMNTFGDLLISATSQGLLWSLMAIGVYLTFRILDLADMTAEGSFPLGGAITTMCLIKGINPILATAAAFGGGMIAGLITGVLNTKLKIPDLLAGIVTMTGLYSITSRVMQNAANVSLLGKDTIFTIAQNWGLARTNAVIVMGLIIALLVIIILVAFFKTEIGLAMRATGDNPEMSAANGIKTQSMKICGYMISNGCIALSGALLAQNNGFADLNSGVGTLVVGLASIIIAEVLLHNLGISARLLTLVLGAIVYRIILALVFQMNVQPSDAKLASALVLVICLALPNFHLLHHHHGGTKNVTRTRN, from the coding sequence ATGATGAATACTTTTGGGGATTTACTTATTTCAGCAACTTCACAGGGTCTACTCTGGTCCCTAATGGCCATTGGTGTATACCTAACATTTAGGATTTTAGACCTCGCAGATATGACTGCTGAGGGCAGTTTTCCACTTGGCGGAGCAATTACAACAATGTGCTTAATTAAAGGAATTAACCCAATTTTAGCTACAGCTGCGGCTTTTGGTGGTGGAATGATTGCTGGATTAATTACGGGCGTTCTAAATACTAAATTGAAAATTCCAGACTTATTAGCCGGAATTGTAACCATGACTGGACTATATTCAATTACCTCACGTGTAATGCAAAACGCCGCCAATGTTTCATTATTAGGCAAAGATACGATCTTTACTATTGCCCAAAATTGGGGCTTAGCCCGCACTAACGCTGTCATTGTAATGGGGCTCATTATCGCCTTATTAGTAATTATTATTTTGGTTGCCTTCTTCAAAACGGAAATCGGCTTAGCAATGCGAGCAACTGGTGATAATCCTGAGATGAGTGCTGCTAATGGGATTAAAACTCAAAGTATGAAAATTTGTGGTTATATGATTTCTAATGGCTGTATTGCTCTTTCTGGTGCTTTACTTGCCCAAAATAACGGATTTGCTGACCTGAACTCTGGTGTCGGGACTTTGGTTGTCGGCCTAGCCTCAATTATCATTGCAGAAGTACTATTACATAATTTAGGAATTAGTGCTCGCTTACTCACTTTAGTTCTTGGGGCGATTGTTTACCGGATTATTTTAGCCCTAGTCTTTCAAATGAACGTTCAGCCTTCTGACGCTAAGCTGGCCTCAGCTTTGGTATTAGTTATCTGCCTTGCGCTACCTAATTTTCACTTATTACATCACCATCATGGAGGAACCAAAAATGTCACCCGTACTAGAAATTAA
- a CDS encoding sugar transferase: MELKNKILINQNMINERNLYCFLKRGFDIALSLIALLILSPLFFVIAIAIKLDKSSPGPIFYSQIRIGKNGHKFRMYKFRSMVVDADKQFSGLLHKNEITGAMFKMKNDPRVTKVGRIIRKHSLDELPQLWNVLKGDMTLVGPRPPLEREITQYTNFDMQRLVVKPGCTGLWQVTGRNAVSFYEMVKIDIIYINKASLWLDMQILLKTIFVVCFPNTTY; the protein is encoded by the coding sequence ATGGAACTTAAAAATAAAATTTTGATAAATCAAAATATGATTAATGAGCGGAATCTGTATTGCTTTTTAAAAAGAGGTTTTGATATTGCCCTAAGCCTAATTGCGCTACTAATTTTAAGTCCACTCTTTTTTGTGATTGCAATTGCTATTAAATTAGACAAGAGTTCACCAGGACCAATTTTTTATTCTCAAATTCGAATTGGCAAAAATGGTCATAAATTTAGAATGTATAAATTTAGGTCAATGGTAGTTGATGCGGATAAACAGTTCAGTGGATTACTTCATAAAAATGAGATTACTGGGGCAATGTTTAAAATGAAGAATGATCCACGCGTAACTAAAGTGGGTAGAATAATTAGGAAGCATAGCTTAGATGAATTGCCGCAGCTATGGAATGTATTAAAGGGCGACATGACTCTAGTTGGGCCACGACCACCGTTAGAACGTGAAATAACTCAGTATACCAATTTTGATATGCAAAGACTGGTAGTTAAACCAGGATGTACAGGTTTGTGGCAGGTTACAGGAAGAAATGCGGTTAGTTTTTATGAAATGGTCAAAATAGATATTATCTATATCAATAAAGCTAGTCTTTGGCTAGACATGCAAATTTTACTAAAAACCATTTTTGTCGTTTGTTTTCCTAATACGACCTATTAG
- a CDS encoding CpsD/CapB family tyrosine-protein kinase has protein sequence MFHRKKSTRSRKNKVKLITDIDPRNIVSEQFRTILTNINFSAVNHELKTILITSSQANEGKSTISANLAVSWAKQGRKVLLIDADLRQATIQSIFGLRNSRKGLSTILASDKSFDLVVQQSLVNNLSIIASGPIPPNPAALLGSRRMEELLAYFRNYYDLLVLDVPPVLPVTDTRVISPKVDGVVLVVRQGQAQKAAVKQSVELLQTAKANLLGYVLNDVVPNYHAYRK, from the coding sequence ATGTTTCATCGCAAAAAATCTACTAGGAGTAGAAAAAATAAAGTTAAGTTAATTACTGATATTGATCCGAGAAATATTGTTTCTGAACAATTTAGAACGATTTTAACAAACATAAATTTTTCAGCGGTTAATCATGAATTAAAGACAATTCTGATTACTTCTTCGCAAGCTAATGAAGGTAAGTCGACTATTTCTGCAAATTTAGCAGTTAGTTGGGCTAAACAAGGTCGCAAAGTTTTATTGATTGACGCGGATTTACGTCAAGCAACAATTCAAAGCATATTTGGCTTGCGTAATAGTCGAAAAGGCTTGTCAACAATTCTAGCAAGTGATAAAAGTTTTGACTTAGTGGTGCAGCAGAGCCTAGTGAATAATTTATCAATAATTGCAAGTGGTCCTATTCCGCCTAATCCAGCGGCGCTTTTAGGATCAAGACGAATGGAAGAGTTGCTTGCCTATTTTAGAAATTATTATGATTTGTTAGTTTTAGATGTTCCGCCAGTATTGCCAGTAACAGATACACGAGTCATTTCTCCAAAAGTAGATGGTGTTGTGTTGGTTGTTCGTCAAGGTCAAGCTCAAAAAGCTGCTGTTAAGCAGTCTGTGGAACTTTTGCAAACAGCAAAAGCTAATTTATTAGGCTATGTACTAAATGATGTAGTGCCTAACTATCATGCATATCGCAAATAA
- a CDS encoding polysaccharide polymerase codes for MKLTTVTKLIIIMSVVVSVMAILSGAGIISNSLSSAIQAIVSMLLMLAILFSNNKFSYSFIFLFLLSLFICLINSAPYMISGTLMITFIYVLRTNVGIDYNKILKWLAAVVGITFGLIVLANLLTGRGANDFEMWRGNGYIFRKSLGFTHPNVAMQLWLAVVLDFCSIERHKFERVDNFVVGILTYIIYTQTQSRTSTYLILLYCVIAFGLGNKIYLRVNRTVSKLVCLLPVAIFTISLCTLFYRYSPLLNNILSGRLALYKQFYSMYGIHLLKNPELESAMFDNGYLQALLAKGIIFTMQLLYILIMMGWKIKKMRIKDILIFTMYVLIGFTETSLQHFELFIPVAILLASSVQQGKDAKLQPEIN; via the coding sequence TTGAAATTAACTACTGTAACTAAATTAATTATCATAATGTCTGTTGTTGTTTCAGTGATGGCAATTTTAAGTGGGGCAGGGATAATCTCTAATTCACTTTCAAGTGCGATTCAAGCAATTGTAAGTATGCTATTAATGCTTGCAATTTTATTTTCAAATAATAAATTTAGTTATTCTTTTATTTTTCTATTTTTATTATCGCTATTTATTTGTCTTATAAACAGTGCGCCGTATATGATTTCGGGTACATTAATGATTACCTTTATTTATGTATTGCGCACGAATGTTGGCATTGATTACAACAAAATATTAAAGTGGCTGGCAGCTGTTGTGGGTATTACATTTGGCCTAATAGTATTAGCTAATTTATTAACTGGTCGGGGTGCAAATGATTTTGAAATGTGGCGCGGCAATGGTTATATTTTTAGAAAATCGTTGGGTTTTACCCATCCTAACGTGGCAATGCAATTATGGTTGGCAGTAGTACTGGACTTTTGTTCTATTGAACGACATAAATTTGAACGTGTGGACAATTTCGTAGTTGGGATTTTAACCTACATTATTTATACGCAAACGCAATCTAGGACTTCAACTTATCTTATTTTGCTTTATTGTGTCATTGCTTTTGGATTAGGGAATAAAATCTATCTTAGAGTTAATCGAACTGTTTCAAAGTTAGTTTGCTTGCTTCCAGTTGCTATCTTTACAATTTCTTTGTGTACCTTATTTTATCGATATTCGCCACTACTAAATAACATTCTCTCAGGCAGATTAGCGCTTTACAAACAGTTTTATTCGATGTATGGCATTCATCTGTTAAAAAATCCTGAACTAGAATCGGCAATGTTTGATAATGGATATTTGCAGGCATTACTTGCAAAGGGAATAATTTTCACAATGCAATTGTTATATATTTTAATAATGATGGGCTGGAAAATTAAAAAAATGAGGATTAAAGATATTTTGATCTTCACAATGTACGTCCTAATTGGCTTCACTGAAACCTCACTGCAGCACTTTGAACTTTTTATACCTGTCGCAATATTATTAGCATCTAGTGTGCAGCAGGGTAAAGATGCAAAATTGCAACCCGAAATAAATTAA
- a CDS encoding ABC transporter ATP-binding protein, whose translation MSPVLEIKNLHQTFEQGTVNENRVLRGVDLKLAAGDFVTIIGSNGAGKSTLLNSIAGTLPIQEGQIILNGKDITKLSVTKRAKSISRVFQDPKMGTAVRLSVEENLALAMKRGQHRTFRAGVKKQDRQFFKKQLAQLDLNLENRLKTEIGLLSGGQRQAITLLMATLKRPDLILLDEHTAALDPQTSIIVMQLTEKLISEQKLTAFMVTHNMEDAIHYGNRLIMLHQGRIALNLAGEEKKKMTVPRLMALFQKHVGTELKDDAVLLA comes from the coding sequence ATGTCACCCGTACTAGAAATTAAAAATCTTCACCAAACTTTTGAACAAGGCACAGTTAATGAAAATCGCGTCTTACGCGGCGTTGATCTTAAACTAGCTGCTGGTGACTTCGTTACTATTATCGGCAGTAATGGTGCTGGGAAATCAACTTTACTCAATAGCATTGCAGGCACTTTACCAATTCAGGAAGGACAAATTATCCTAAATGGAAAAGATATCACTAAATTATCTGTAACTAAAAGAGCCAAAAGTATTAGCCGTGTTTTTCAAGACCCCAAAATGGGGACAGCTGTTCGTTTGAGTGTTGAAGAAAATCTCGCTCTCGCAATGAAACGCGGTCAGCATCGCACTTTTCGCGCTGGTGTTAAAAAGCAAGATCGACAATTCTTCAAAAAGCAACTTGCCCAGCTTGACCTAAATTTAGAAAATCGCCTAAAAACTGAAATTGGCCTGCTCTCTGGCGGTCAGCGCCAAGCTATTACATTACTCATGGCCACTCTTAAACGTCCTGATCTAATTTTGCTTGACGAACATACGGCGGCTCTTGACCCGCAGACTTCAATTATCGTTATGCAATTAACAGAAAAATTAATCAGCGAGCAAAAACTAACGGCTTTCATGGTAACTCACAATATGGAAGACGCGATTCACTACGGTAATCGTCTAATCATGCTCCATCAAGGACGAATCGCCTTAAACCTTGCTGGAGAAGAAAAGAAAAAAATGACTGTGCCACGGTTAATGGCTTTATTCCAAAAACACGTTGGTACGGAATTAAAAGACGATGCCGTTTTGTTAGCTTAA
- a CDS encoding ArgE/DapE family deacylase, with protein sequence MEDKKALKILSDLISIESTNDHETAVADYLVNLFKDYPVKITRVTYAEDRDNLVIEMGNEGPLLGFSGHEDVVSAGSLDNWQTPPFTATIKNGNLYGRGASDMKSGLAAMVVAMLDLLNSGQKLPGRIRLLASVGEETGEYGAAQLTKEGYVDDLDGLIIGEASNCDIVVTHKGVIDYYVTSKGVTVHSSTPEKGKNAIMPLVAFAQKAQAKMDSHNQVDPVLGPLTHVISQIQGGSQINSVPDSAWLSGNIRTTPLYPNDQIYKELEEIVAELNQQGAELAIRYSFPEVPLPNQKHTKLAKLTQAVIKEKLDYGGNFVADTGATDASEYIRSVGDFPIIIMGPAPGDVAHEPNEYTPVSNYLAGCELYQDLAWKFWQEYTK encoded by the coding sequence ATGGAAGACAAAAAAGCACTTAAGATATTGTCTGATTTAATTAGTATTGAATCGACTAACGATCACGAAACAGCGGTAGCCGATTATCTGGTTAATTTGTTTAAAGATTATCCGGTAAAAATCACGCGGGTTACTTATGCCGAAGATCGTGATAATTTGGTTATTGAGATGGGGAATGAAGGACCACTGTTAGGCTTTTCTGGTCATGAAGACGTAGTTTCCGCAGGCAGCCTAGATAATTGGCAAACACCACCGTTTACTGCGACCATTAAAAACGGCAACTTATATGGTCGCGGCGCTAGTGATATGAAGTCAGGCCTAGCTGCCATGGTTGTGGCAATGCTGGATTTACTAAACAGTGGTCAAAAATTACCGGGTCGAATTCGGCTGCTGGCATCAGTAGGTGAAGAAACTGGTGAATATGGTGCAGCTCAACTAACTAAAGAAGGCTATGTTGACGATCTTGATGGCTTAATTATTGGCGAAGCATCTAACTGTGATATTGTAGTGACGCACAAGGGCGTCATTGATTATTATGTGACTTCTAAAGGTGTGACAGTTCATTCATCAACACCAGAGAAGGGTAAAAATGCTATTATGCCATTAGTTGCTTTTGCCCAAAAGGCGCAAGCCAAGATGGACAGCCATAATCAAGTAGACCCAGTTTTGGGTCCCTTGACTCATGTGATTAGTCAAATTCAGGGTGGTAGCCAGATTAACTCAGTTCCAGATAGTGCTTGGCTTTCAGGCAATATTAGAACGACGCCACTTTATCCGAATGACCAGATTTACAAGGAACTTGAAGAGATCGTAGCTGAGTTGAACCAGCAGGGAGCAGAGCTGGCAATTCGTTATAGTTTCCCAGAGGTGCCATTACCTAACCAAAAGCACACTAAGCTTGCCAAGTTAACGCAGGCTGTTATTAAGGAAAAGCTGGATTATGGTGGTAATTTTGTTGCTGATACAGGCGCAACAGATGCTTCGGAATATATCCGCTCTGTTGGCGATTTTCCGATTATAATTATGGGACCGGCACCGGGAGATGTTGCCCATGAACCTAATGAATATACGCCGGTAAGTAATTATTTAGCGGGCTGTGAGCTTTACCAAGATTTGGCTTGGAAGTTCTGGCAAGAATATACAAAATAA